The following DNA comes from Thunnus thynnus chromosome 3, fThuThy2.1, whole genome shotgun sequence.
CCACACAAACAGCACTTTCACATCCAGACTGAGGTCGGACAGAAGCTACGTTCATGTACTTTCAAAGCCTGCGTCACAACcaatttcacacttttgttttaagactgaagaacttccacattcacacagatgACCTTCATCTGTCTACCACTTTCACTAGTAGTAGAAATGTCTACACTTCTACTCTGAGACCACAGGGATGAGAGAGACACATAAATCAGCTGCTGCATTCATCTATATACTGTGCAGCACCTAAACTTTGGTGCCTGGATGTGCAAAGATCATTTTACCTGAGTCTCTGGAGTTTGCAGTTGGGATTTTTGAGGCCATCAGAGAGAAGCTTTATTCCTGAATCCTGCAGTTGATTACTGCTCAGCTCAAGCTCCTCCAGACTAGAAGACTTAAAGCTGAGAACTGATGAAATAAACTCACAGCATCTATCAGTGAGGTTACAGTCACCCAACctgaagtgaaaaacaaaatgactgttAACATCTTGTAAACATTCTCCTCTGAGCATTTGGGTATGTTGAAGCCAAATACTTACAAAGCTTTCTTTGATGCTTTGAGCACTGGCAGCATCCTCTCCAGAACTTCATTTGACTTGtagtatttcttcaggtcaaacacatcGAGGTCTTCATTAGAAACAAGCAATATAAAGGCCAAAGCTGACCAATGTGCAGGTGAAATTTTACTAACATCTCCTGAGCTCTGGTACTTTTGGACTTGCTCTACTAGAGACTGGTCACCAAGTTCATTTAAACACTGGAAAAGATTGATGCTCTTGTCGGTATAGGACAGTTTCTTGATCTTCTCGTGAATGTAGGTGATTGTCTCCTGGTTGTTCAATGGACTTCTTACATTAAATCCAAACCCCTTCTGAAGAAGGCTCTGATTCTTGTCCTGTGACAGACCAAGCAGGAAGCGCAGAAACAAGTCCCATTGTCCGTGATCACTGGCTAAAGCCATATCCACTGCGCTCTTGTGGAGGAGGACGATAAGGCTTTCTCCTTTCTCTGATCTCACTTTAACCTTTGACTGGCTGGGAAGCAGATTTTGTCCACTCTCTATGAAGGTCTCCAATACATACAGAGCTGCAAGAAACTCCTGCACACTTAAATGTACAAAAGAGTAAACCTCCTGTTTGTGAAGACCTGATTCTCTCCTTATGATCTGTGTACAAACTCCTGAGTAAACTGCAGCTTCTTTCAGATCAATTTGGCACTCCTTCAGATCTTTTTCATAGAAGATTATGTTGCCCTTCTGTAGCTGTTCAAATGCCAGCTTTCCCAATTTCATGATCACATCTTtatccctttctttctttctttctttgtctgtttcaaCCTCCTGATAATCCTTCTCGTTTTTCCGCGTTGTTTGGATGATCAGGAAGTGTGTGTACATTTCAGTCACAGTCTTGGGTAACTCACTTTCATGAGTTCCTGTGAGGAGACTCTGGAGAGCTGTGGCTGAAATCCAACAGAACATtgggatgtggcacatgatgtacAGAGTTCTCATCGGCTTTGACTGAAGATGATCGGAGATCTTTTGAGCCACATCCTGGTCACTGATTTTCTTTAgaaagtactcctccttctgctcaTCATTGAAGCCTCGTACCTCGGTCACCCTGTCGATGCACTCAGGAGGAATCTTACTGGCTGCGGCCGGTCTACTTGTGATCCAGATTGAGGCTTTGTGAAGCAGTTTTCCTGCAATTAAGTTGGTCAGTAAGACGTCTactgttgtagtttttttaacGCTTCGGCACATCTCATTTTTCTCAAAGTTCAGAGGGAATTTGCCTTCATCCAGGCCATCGAAGATGAACAAAACACTAGAACTGTTGTAGTCTGAAGGTTCCAAATCCTTCACTTCTTCAAAATAGTGACCTATTAAATCCATGAGACTATaatctttgtcttttattaaattcaaGTCTCTGAATGTGAATGGAAATATGAGCTGAAAGCTTTGGTTGGCTTTTCCAACAGCCCAGTCCTGAGTGAATTTCTGCACAGCAACAGATTTTCCAATGCCAGCAATTCCCTTCGTCAGAACTCTCTGAGGAGGCTTCTCTTCGTTTGGCAAAGTTTTCAAAATGTCATTGAGTTGGATTTTCTTCTCCTCACTCACACACCTTCTACATTCTAATTCAATCACTTCATGTTCACTGTTAACCTCCCCACtgcctccctctgtgatgtacaGCTCTGTATAGAGCTTGTTTAAAGGAGTTGATGATCCATCTTCCTTTGTTACTTGTAACAGATTCTTTGTTGAATTTTCAAGGTAAGATTTTAGTTCATCTTGGCACCTTTGGATGTTTTCtgaaagataataaaaatatagttaCATGAAAATTTATTTACTCATATTCTTCCAAGTTAGCAAATAtgtatctgtgcatgtgtgtgctatTTTTCAGACCAactcaaaacaaaaacccaAGAACCAGATGTGAACCACACCGGGTCCAGACTTGAGAGTGCCTTGGATTTGGATCTGGTTAAAGGATAGGATCaggttttttcaagtctatcttaatacAATATTGATGCGTCATTATGTATGTGGGAATGGGTTTTGCTCACTGCAACAATTCCTACTTGCCATACTGACCCTTAATTCTCTCTGAATGTTACTACAATGTAAGAAAAGGGGATTCAAATCCACAGCCCTTGTTCCAAAGTTCAGCTTATGCCaatatgatgcttcagcagtCTTAGATAAATCGAATCAGTATCTTCTAAAGTCACAGTCtgtttagtacaaaattccctctttgtgtacCCACTGAGTAAAGTTCTTCGCTGATCTGTGGTGGAGACATAAATTTAGGTTGTGGTGTGCAAGTCTGTTGATGTTCTCTGGCTTTTACTACTCAAAACATGCTCAGAGTGATTTGTTTCTTTGCAGATTTGATAGCTGGATTATTTTTGCAGTCTACATTTTTAGACATTAATATTTTGACAGCTCCAACTCTTTGAGTGTTTTGCGGTCAATCTCCAGCTGTTCTTGTCCTCAAGACCACCTTGACCTGCTCCTGCCTCTGTGCCTGACATAGAATATCGTTAGC
Coding sequences within:
- the LOC137180397 gene encoding NLR family CARD domain-containing protein 3-like, with the protein product MGNQIPTPPAEVPATPQCATTQKDTGSTTISAQNGCVVSQLQLSGSNVKGDLTVNTYVQAPARTDETNVVSPKTKENIQRCQDELKSYLENSTKNLLQVTKEDGSSTPLNKLYTELYITEGGSGEVNSEHEVIELECRRCVSEEKKIQLNDILKTLPNEEKPPQRVLTKGIAGIGKSVAVQKFTQDWAVGKANQSFQLIFPFTFRDLNLIKDKDYSLMDLIGHYFEEVKDLEPSDYNSSSVLFIFDGLDEGKFPLNFEKNEMCRSVKKTTTVDVLLTNLIAGKLLHKASIWITSRPAAASKIPPECIDRVTEVRGFNDEQKEEYFLKKISDQDVAQKISDHLQSKPMRTLYIMCHIPMFCWISATALQSLLTGTHESELPKTVTEMYTHFLIIQTTRKNEKDYQEVETDKERKKERDKDVIMKLGKLAFEQLQKGNIIFYEKDLKECQIDLKEAAVYSGVCTQIIRRESGLHKQEVYSFVHLSVQEFLAALYVLETFIESGQNLLPSQSKVKVRSEKGESLIVLLHKSAVDMALASDHGQWDLFLRFLLGLSQDKNQSLLQKGFGFNVRSPLNNQETITYIHEKIKKLSYTDKSINLFQCLNELGDQSLVEQVQKYQSSGDVSKISPAHWSALAFILLVSNEDLDVFDLKKYYKSNEVLERMLPVLKASKKALLGDCNLTDRCCEFISSVLSFKSSSLEELELSSNQLQDSGIKLLSDGLKNPNCKLQRLSLKDCSITTKGCQSLATGLSSNSSHLKELDLSYNKFHSGGLKVLSEVLNKCSLETLRLCACGITEDGCKSLALALSSNPSHLKNLDLSRNSFGGQAVAQLCGFLKHPDCQLERLWLSNTNLQKECAAALASALASNPSKLRELDLGANILEDAGVMELASLLKDPNCKMETLRLAGCRITDSGCAALASSLRSNPAHLRVLDLARNDLRDHGVQLLSEFLTESLCRLETLNLRCCTLTAGGCRSLTSALRGSSALRDLDLSYNRLMDQGVELLSDWLSNHQCRLEILRLSECTESSCVSLASALRSNPSHLRELELNKSHLGESGLRLLSELQKDERYKLKTLKVL